The Primulina tabacum isolate GXHZ01 chromosome 1, ASM2559414v2, whole genome shotgun sequence genome contains the following window.
TTGAATATGTGATTAGCTTTTAAATATTGAGtgagtctcatgtgagaccgtcccaCGGATCATAatccgtgagacgggtcaactctacccatattcacaataaaaagtaatactcttagcataaaaagtaatactttttcatgggtaacccaaataagagatccgtctcacaaatacgacccgtgagaccgtctcacacaagtttttgcgtattaataaatttaatattatacccTTGTTAAGTTTACTTATTTGTTGTGCTCAAAGCAATACATAAtattagataataataataataatgttaataatAACGATATTAATAATCTCTGAATTAATATGtgtaaatatcataaaattaaatataataaaaataaaaatattattgataagCATAACCAACATTAAAATttagttttattattttattaaatatatacaaataaattattttttcaaaataaaaatatatctttatattttttaaagtttaaatcaaattaaataataatgatatatattaaatatcagGATCGACATCTAACGTACAacattctaaaataaattttttattcaaggcaaaaacttgtgtgagacggtctcatgggtcgtattttgtgagacggatctctatttgggtcatccatgaaaagtattactttttatgctaagagtattacttttattgtgaatatgagtagagttgacccgtctcacagattaagatccgtgagacggtctcacataagACTCACTctttattcaataaataattaacactCTAAGAAATAAGAGGagaaaaatgtaatttattaagttttgatagTGTATCTCACTTGATTTgttagattaataatcaaatagttatctaaaaaattggatcttaaatcggatcaaaataattattaaaacatcttaaaattttaaccaaatatTGGATAAGTGTTTGACTATTAATCTATCATTGTTTAATCCACTCAACCAAACACACCCTTAGAATATACTTTGAACCTTtcctattttaaattgattttccaTAAACAAAGAACATTTTCATTTACCTAAGAATACAGAGAGAGGGATTCATTTCCTTGTACTAAAAATTGTGCTATGATAACGGTacggtttatattttgttttaagaGGCACTTTAGGTTTTGTATTTCATGATTCCGGGACAAATatacaatatttaataaaaatattaccaCCGCTAAATTTTTAAATGGATGAGCTTATTGAGGACTTCTGAAAACATGTCTTTGATATTTCTTCTTATATAGAAAATTGAATACTTAAATGAGTTTAAATGACATAAAATGCACTCTTATAAAAAATCGGTTTtgccattttcataaaataagagCAAATACGAAGTATTGTTATTTGTATAAGAGTTCGTTATGTTGTGGCGTTTACATTGTGCCTGAGATGTGATAGAATAATATTAGATACAATCATCACAGGAACACAAAAAATAAGTGATATTTAGAACAAAATGCTACGTGTGTACCATGAATAATCTTATACGACAAAAATCAACTCTTGAACATGTTGAAATCACCTCTATATTCTAGATAGCAGTGCATAGATGAATCAGACCATAATAATAATTCTTAGGGTTGAACCAGTGACAAATACTTGTAGAGCCAattttttctaataattttttgggCTTGAATCAATTAGTACATAAATTATTTAGAACAATTATTACATGTCAATTGACAAAAAACATCTATTTAGTTTAACGTAGATTTctatcatgatttttatttaattaaaagaatattttttgTCAATTGATTTAGAATGATTAAAGCAAATTATAATCTCTATATTATCTAAGAACAGAAGTAACACTCAGGTTTCTTATTCTcaccatattttcaaattttgaacatCCAATCCttatctatatttttgaaagtatAGTTATGTTatacattaattattatttatttaaagtatgGTATTAAAGATAAATCGGctatttttttaggaaaaaattaatatgacaatagtaatattttattcttatttagattatttatttttttagtaattttagagtaagttttttgtttttcttatcTAATCTTGtatttgagttttatttaattctatcaaaattttctagCAAAAAGTTAATGTGAAacaatttgaaatacaaagataaGATCTTCTTAATGATAATTTGGAGATAATTATATCATCACCAtatgtcaaaattttaaaagtaaaacttgATATAAATCACCTTAtaatcattaaagatttttcgatttttaaaaacataggctttgtttttataaataaaagataTCGGATTTTAAATATCGATTATTTtacttctttgttttttttttcgagatataaaatattatttgttccgatatataaataaataaaattaacctTTATCTTTTATCTTGATACTAAATACGTATATCCTAATTAAATCCGAGCTGTAATTATATTTGTCGTAGGAAACTAATTCCCCGCTTCATTGCTCTATATATATGCGGGGAGACTAGAACACTGCACTTTTATTTGCTTCCGAACAAGAAAACGGGCGGAGATAGGCGATTTCGATTTCGAGTGGGAATTTTGGGTTTTCTTTAATCGATTCGATTGTGTTGGTGGGTTTGATGTTCAGTTGCCTGAcctatttttttgttttctgcaATGGCTACTGCTTCTGACTCCTCCGCCTCTGTTCAATCTGTAAATTCTGTTATTGATCGCCATTCACGGCTCGCGTCGCCTTGTTCATGTTCGAGTATCTCTGATCAGAAGCACGTTTTGCCTTCTGAAATTTTCCTAAACCAATTAATCGCACCACCTGCTAGTTTCTTGGCCGAGGATGGTCAGGCTGAGGGAAGTGAGAATGTTGGTGTAACCAAGAAGTGTGTTTGGAACAATCCTGCTAATGGTGTTGCTCCGCAGGTTGGTGCTTTGATGGGGACAGCATCTTGGCCTGATTTCTCCAAATCAGCTCGTGCTTCCACGAAGGCTTCTTCGAGTTCGACTGATTCTCTTGAAGAACTCTCTCACGAACCAATCATTCTGTCACAGGTTTATTATTTCTGTCATTGTTGTTCTCTATATTTTGGCCCTTTTAATCTACCTGTTCAATTTATCTGATGTTCTTAGTTGCTTGGGTTTTATTATATATGCTTCTAGTGCTATTATGAACTCGATGATCAAGTTTTCGTACAAGTTAGACTGCTTTCCTTACGAAATTTTCTTTTTGTGAATAATAGGGGACGTCAGTTGACTCTTGGTCTTCACAGGAAGTAGCAACAAATTCAGCTTCGAACCATGAATCTCCTATCCGCCAGTGTTCTCCGGAGCTAGGTGGTGACAGGACAAGTCACAGAAACATAACAGCCAACGGCAGCTTTTCTCAAGCACCAAATTCACACAGTTCTGTGGTTGAAGCGTCTCCTTTTAAGCCAGTGAAGTCCAGCATCTCTTCGGGGGTATCTCCTAGGGACAACACACGTTGGGATGTTGGACAGAGAGGAGGATCTCACAGTGGGCATGAGCCACACCATCCGCGTGGTCCTTTTAGAAGGAACAACAGTGGACCGCAACTTCAAGGGAATGGTTCTTCTAATCATGGCCATGGTAGCAAACGATACCAGGAACGTTGGATTGATGATTGGAGCTATAACCATCAATCTTTTGGCAGCAGAGTAAACCTTGCACCCCAGCAGAGTGTCGCCTCTCGGCCCTTCATACGTGGTCCAGTTTTCAAGTGCTCCTTTTATTCCTCCACCTCCCCCTGTGGGTGCGCGGCCCTATGGTCCCCCAGTGTTCTACAATGGTGAGGTTTGCTGCTTTGAGATACTTGCTTCTGTAGATTATCTTGCGtgctaattatattttgtttcaatttgCAGATGCTTCATCTTTTACGTATTTTGCTCTTGGACCCCACCCAGGTTCACCCGGGCACATGCCTATGTTTCCATATGCACCAATGTCGTCTCCCATACCTGATCCTCACTTGCCTTCCAAAATTGTGAAAcagatagattattattttGGTATGTTATTTTTGTTATGCATACTAAATGATTCATCCGCTCATTGCTGTCTATTTGCGCATGGTATCAACGCTTGGATTTTCACATGTATCTTGCAGTGATGATAATTTGGTGAAGGACACATATTTGCGCCAGAAAATGGATGTGGATGGATGGGTTCCCATAACTTAATAGCAAGCTTTAAGAAAGTAAGTCGgtcaaattaatgaaaaatttcCTGCTTATGCTTATTTCTTTATCCattttatttaaacttaaacTTGCGATTCTTTTTTGATTGTTGGTACATAGAAGAGAAATTTTGAGGCTCTAGATCAGAAAGttgaaaatatcaaaagctTGATTCTTTAATTGGAATTTAGTGAGCAATATaggttaagaattttgaaatgtttCGGTTTTGTTAGATTATTCTTGGATGAAATAAAAGACAATTGATATCTAACTGTAATACGCTTGAGTTATCAGAAGATTTATATTGATATGGAAATGGTAAATTTGTATGACCAAGAATGCACATTAGAATCATGGTACACTCTTTTTAGTTGGTTTCATTAGGTAACAATGATACTATTTTGAGAATGAAGTAGCTTGGACGGGTTAGTTATTCATGTAAGTTGTCTTTGGAGTGGAATTTGGAGATGCCTGATCGGATCAAACGCATCTCTGGCTGAAAATCTGCCTGCCATGATTTGAAACACCAAATCGACTGTTAGTGCTGCCATTTAACCTCTTATCATAGTCACAGAGGCAGCTGGATATTTTATGgctgatcatatcaaacttttaAATGATTGCCACCTATTACGATGAGAACTTAACTATGAATACTAATATTATACATTCTCCAATTTTTCAGATTAGGGAGCTGACAGACAATGTCCAACTTATATTGGATGCTTTGCGAGCTTCGAATGTGGTGGAAATACAGGTGAAATGTATCGCATATTTGATCCTCGCAATACCACTTTTCTTATAGTAAATCTTTTACTAGTAGTGTAGTCCAAAATTTTACTGAAAAACAAGTGAATATGCGATTAACTTATGAGCAAAATCTGCTAATATCCCCTTTTCAGCTTTCTCATGCGACTTGTTCTATATATCTATAGACTTGTTATCCTTTGGGTATTTTGTAGACATTTCATCCCACGACATGCACTTTAGATAGAGTATTGGTGGTTTCTAACTCATCTAGGCGatttttttcttactcttgcagGGAGAAAAGGTGAGGAGGAAGGGTAATTGGAGAAAATGGATAATGCCAACCTTCTTGTATTCTACATGATCAAGTCCTCAATTTCTTTAATGAGCAATATAGGTTAAGAAGTAAAATCATTGAACGAGGAAACAACTGGTTCTTTAGTGGTTTTTTTAAAGTACAATTGTGCATTTTACGATGTCCTTTTACCAAGTACTCTAATATttgccaaaaatattaatttcccgtcaaaatgttatttctaaaaaagaaaagatatatcattaatattgaaatatatgtACTACAATAATGatatttcaattattgtttgtattgattatatcaattcatttagttcaaatttgaatttaattcattttatattaattaaaatataatttatatattatatatgttttattatttttttattcaaattgaaactaaacttagtgaaaatataaactaaattaaattttttacattgattatatcaatcaatttaatttgtgatatgatttgtgttactatgatatatttaatttttattacaaactgtataaataaattttaaacacaaatgattgcaatgttatatatatatatatatcactcaTCCATTCGATgtgtaatttttctatatttcatcacatccaatagatgagtgacacctcatcggtgctcacaaaAGTGTGTACGGTAGGTGTGGCAAgatatcaaaattaattatatatgtgtgtgtgtactGTAATAAATGACCActttaattattgtttgcattgattatatcaattcatttaattcaattttgaatttatttaatttttgtattaattcaaatgtaatttatgtattatatgttttttatttttttactcaaattgaaACTAATCGAAGATAGCCTAAATTGGGGCAATCCATGGTATTTTCGATTTCTAGATAATTCAATGTTAAGTGTTGTACAATTATTCCAAGGAAATGGGAATCATGCTGGCTGCGGATCAACTTTTGAAAACTAGATAGATATCGAGCACATaattaaacaagaataaaatgttaaaaatattttgaaatatatttatacagatggatttatttatatatttcgagcatgttttagtttgatattttGAGTATAAGAATAATGTGGGAGCatgttttagtttgatatttcGGAGAATATATCACCCAAATAATCATATACTCTTGCTAATATACTATCctccaaaaattagatttacTAGTATTTATCCATTATATACTATCCTCCAAAAATTAGATTAACTTAAGAGCAAAATCTGTTAATATCCCCTTTTCAGCTTTCTCATCCGACTTgttctatatatctatatatcctTCGGGGTATTTTGTAGACTTTTCATCTCACAACATGCACTTTAGAGAGAGCATCGGTGCTTTCTAACTTATCTAGGCGATTTTTGTTCTTACTCTTGCAGGGAGGAAAGGTGAGGAGGAAGGGTAAACTGGAGAAAAGGGATAATTCCACAACCATCATGTTTCCTACAGAATCAAGTCCTCATTCTCTCAATATTTCTAGTCTGCATATAAATGATGAAAAGACAAACAC
Protein-coding sequences here:
- the LOC142540076 gene encoding la-related protein 1C-like, which gives rise to MATASDSSASVQSVNSVIDRHSRLASPCSCSSISDQKHVLPSEIFLNQLIAPPASFLAEDGQAEGSENVGVTKKCVWNNPANGVAPQVGALMGTASWPDFSKSARASTKASSSSTDSLEELSHEPIILSQGTSVDSWSSQEVATNSASNHESPIRQCSPELGGDRTSHRNITANGSFSQAPNSHSSVVEASPFKPVKSSISSGVSPRDNTRWDVGQRGGSHSGHEPHHPRGPFRRNNSGPQLQGNGSSNHGHGSKRYQERWIDDWSYNHQSFGSRVNLAPQQSVASRPFIRGPVFKCSFYSSTSPYASSFTYFALGPHPGSPGHMPMFPYAPMSSPIPDPHLPSKIVKQIDYYFGHIFAPENGCGWMGSHNLIASFKKIRELTDNVQLILDALRASNVVEIQGEKGGKVRRKGKLEKRDNSTTIMFPTESSPHSLNISSLHINDEKTNT